In the Stigmatella erecta genome, one interval contains:
- a CDS encoding choice-of-anchor A family protein, with amino-acid sequence MYRTGWVRLWAAAVILGTVHCRSSEPEPAPTPAQPSASTSTAALQSSGNRCSTCLDIHLNDYNLFLFEDYSGGHHISGKLAAGGHISMSGLSVGSELPDDNVANTLVAGGNLTLSSGSVYGATWYGGSYTPSWSVNFHRGTAAQGTPIDFAARYTELRSLSSRLAAQPVNGTTLPQWGNLYLTGTDPCLNVFEVSASAFNSANSRNISVPEGSFVLVNIRGTGPSFKGGFGEGLNPRRVLYNFVEATSLDARGFGMQGTALAPHAHVTLNEGIWTGGLYARSLRGGASFSLSPLEEQAGTTEEVCNGADDDCNGQVDEGFECTGTSSRSCTAWCGTPGTQSCDPATCGYGECVSDNCCRADADCGDGTYCEGTTCAARLENGASCSRSSQCASEQCVDGVCCNTACAGECDACNLAGSAGTCSPAPTTVQCRASGGVCDVAEFCTGSAAECPVDTKQPSTTVCRSAADTCDVAESCTGTSDTCPEDGYAPTTVQCRASGGVCDVAEFCTGSAAECPVDTKQPSITVCRSAADACDVAESCTGTSDTCPGDGYAPTTVQCRVSVGECDVAEFCTGTGESCPGDGFRSSGEDCTSDGNACTVDMCDGNGSCTHPQAPAGASCGMGQACDATGQCQDRSGCWIAGAYYEAGATNPSAACQECDPNQSTSSWSFKPTTTQCRVSGGECDVAEFCTGSTAECPADAKQPSTTLCRGSTDTCDATEYCTGTSDTCPEDGYAPRTTQCRASSGECDVAEYCTGTGASCPADGFRSPNEDCTSDGNACTRDMCNGSGLCTHPPSPVGTSCQDGNACTTGDVCNGAGSCGGMALSCDSPPNTQCYQAAGTCSNGACSYVPKSAGTPCNDNNACTKGDTCNGVGACTGTELSCSTASSYYCSGNNVRKTTGTGSCSGGSCGSTDSHVETCSTSSSYYCSGNERWKATGYGCSNGSCDYSDDYVQTCATSVSSPYCSGNTVYQTVNNGCSGGSCMPSTQVAIKTCSPTTSYSCSGNEVRQTTTGFCSGSGCGGSSTTTVQTCSPTTSYSCNGNQVQQRTTGLCSGSGCGGSSTTTVQTCLPTTSYYCSGNDVRQSTTGLCSGSGCGGSSDTYVQTCGSGQQCSNGVCVTVNACQGDNPYPSCDALNGTSCSPVGATRRCCTENSPGYCNCVLRDRTGRWFCT; translated from the coding sequence ATGTACCGTACAGGGTGGGTCCGTCTGTGGGCAGCGGCAGTGATTCTGGGCACGGTACACTGCAGATCGAGTGAACCCGAGCCAGCGCCAACCCCAGCCCAGCCGTCGGCGAGCACGAGCACCGCCGCCCTTCAGAGCTCGGGGAATCGCTGCTCCACCTGCCTCGACATCCACCTGAACGACTACAACCTGTTCCTGTTCGAGGACTACAGCGGGGGCCACCACATCAGCGGCAAGCTGGCGGCGGGTGGCCACATCAGCATGTCGGGCCTCTCGGTGGGCAGCGAGCTACCGGATGACAATGTCGCCAACACGCTGGTTGCAGGCGGCAACCTAACCCTCTCCAGCGGCAGCGTGTACGGCGCCACCTGGTATGGGGGCAGCTATACGCCCAGCTGGAGTGTGAACTTCCATCGGGGCACGGCCGCTCAGGGAACTCCCATCGATTTCGCTGCCCGCTACACCGAGCTGCGTAGCCTGTCCTCGCGGTTGGCCGCCCAGCCTGTCAATGGCACCACGCTGCCCCAGTGGGGCAACCTATACCTGACCGGCACGGACCCGTGCCTGAACGTCTTCGAGGTGAGCGCCAGCGCCTTCAACAGCGCCAATTCGCGGAACATCTCCGTGCCGGAGGGCTCGTTCGTGCTGGTCAACATCCGGGGGACGGGCCCCAGCTTCAAGGGCGGCTTCGGTGAAGGCCTCAACCCGCGGCGCGTACTCTACAACTTCGTGGAGGCCACCAGCCTCGACGCTCGCGGCTTTGGCATGCAGGGCACGGCGCTGGCCCCTCATGCCCACGTCACCCTCAACGAGGGAATCTGGACCGGCGGCCTCTACGCCCGCTCGCTGCGCGGCGGCGCCTCGTTCTCCCTCAGCCCGCTGGAGGAGCAGGCGGGCACCACCGAGGAAGTGTGCAACGGGGCGGACGACGACTGTAACGGGCAGGTGGATGAGGGTTTTGAGTGTACCGGCACGAGCAGCCGCAGCTGCACGGCTTGGTGCGGTACTCCAGGGACGCAGAGCTGCGACCCGGCCACGTGCGGCTATGGGGAGTGTGTCTCCGATAACTGTTGCCGAGCCGATGCCGACTGCGGCGACGGTACCTACTGCGAGGGCACCACCTGTGCGGCGCGGCTGGAGAACGGGGCCTCCTGTAGCAGGTCCAGCCAGTGCGCCAGCGAGCAGTGCGTGGACGGGGTGTGTTGCAACACCGCGTGCGCGGGGGAATGCGACGCCTGCAACCTGGCGGGAAGCGCAGGCACGTGTAGCCCCGCTCCCACCACCGTGCAGTGCCGCGCTTCGGGAGGAGTGTGTGACGTGGCGGAGTTCTGCACGGGCAGCGCGGCGGAGTGCCCCGTGGATACCAAGCAGCCGTCCACCACCGTGTGCCGCAGCGCTGCGGACACGTGCGATGTGGCCGAGTCCTGCACTGGCACCAGCGACACCTGCCCGGAGGACGGGTATGCCCCCACCACCGTGCAGTGCCGCGCTTCGGGAGGAGTGTGTGACGTGGCGGAGTTCTGCACGGGCAGCGCGGCGGAGTGCCCCGTGGATACCAAGCAGCCGTCCATCACCGTGTGCCGCAGCGCTGCGGACGCGTGCGATGTGGCCGAGTCCTGCACTGGCACCAGCGACACCTGCCCGGGGGACGGGTATGCCCCCACCACCGTGCAGTGCCGCGTCTCGGTAGGCGAGTGCGACGTGGCGGAGTTCTGCACAGGCACCGGCGAGAGCTGCCCGGGCGACGGGTTCCGCTCCTCCGGTGAGGACTGCACCTCGGATGGCAATGCCTGCACCGTGGACATGTGTGATGGGAATGGCAGCTGTACCCACCCGCAGGCGCCCGCGGGGGCTTCTTGTGGCATGGGGCAGGCGTGCGATGCGACGGGCCAGTGCCAGGATCGCAGCGGGTGCTGGATCGCGGGGGCGTACTACGAGGCGGGGGCGACCAACCCGAGCGCAGCGTGCCAGGAGTGTGACCCGAACCAGTCCACGAGCAGTTGGAGCTTCAAGCCGACCACGACGCAGTGCCGAGTCTCGGGAGGCGAGTGCGACGTGGCGGAGTTCTGTACGGGCAGCACGGCGGAGTGCCCCGCGGATGCCAAGCAGCCGTCCACCACCTTGTGCCGCGGCTCAACGGACACCTGCGACGCAACGGAGTACTGCACGGGCACCAGCGACACCTGCCCGGAGGATGGGTATGCCCCCCGCACCACCCAGTGCCGTGCTTCAAGCGGAGAGTGTGATGTGGCGGAGTACTGCACGGGCACCGGCGCGAGCTGTCCCGCGGACGGCTTCCGCTCCCCCAATGAGGACTGCACCTCGGATGGCAATGCTTGCACTCGGGACATGTGCAATGGCTCCGGCCTCTGCACCCATCCCCCGTCGCCCGTGGGCACGAGCTGCCAGGATGGCAACGCCTGTACGACCGGGGACGTGTGCAACGGTGCAGGCTCGTGCGGCGGCATGGCCCTGAGCTGTGACAGCCCGCCCAACACGCAGTGCTATCAGGCGGCTGGCACCTGCTCCAACGGCGCCTGCTCCTATGTGCCCAAGAGCGCCGGCACCCCTTGCAACGACAACAACGCCTGCACCAAGGGCGACACCTGCAATGGCGTCGGCGCATGCACCGGAACCGAGCTGAGCTGCTCCACCGCGAGCAGCTACTACTGCAGCGGCAACAATGTTCGGAAGACCACCGGCACCGGCAGCTGCAGCGGCGGCTCCTGCGGCTCCACCGACTCCCATGTTGAGACGTGCTCCACCAGCAGCAGCTACTACTGCAGCGGCAACGAGCGCTGGAAGGCCACCGGCTACGGTTGCAGCAATGGCTCCTGTGACTACTCCGACGACTACGTCCAGACGTGCGCGACCAGTGTCAGCAGCCCGTACTGCAGCGGCAACACTGTCTACCAAACGGTCAATAACGGCTGCAGCGGGGGCTCCTGCATGCCCTCCACCCAGGTCGCCATCAAGACGTGCTCGCCTACAACCAGCTACTCCTGCAGCGGCAACGAGGTCCGGCAGACCACCACTGGCTTCTGCAGCGGCAGCGGCTGCGGTGGCAGCAGCACCACCACCGTTCAGACGTGCTCGCCCACGACCAGTTACTCCTGCAATGGCAACCAGGTCCAGCAGCGCACCACAGGCCTGTGCAGCGGCAGCGGCTGCGGTGGCAGCAGCACCACCACCGTTCAGACGTGCTTGCCCACGACCAGCTACTATTGCAGCGGCAACGACGTCCGGCAGAGCACCACCGGCCTGTGCAGCGGCAGCGGCTGTGGTGGCTCTTCCGACACCTACGTCCAGACCTGTGGCAGCGGACAGCAATGCAGCAACGGGGTGTGCGTCACCGTCAACGCCTGTCAGGGCGACAATCCGTATCCCTCCTGCGATGCACTCAATGGCACCAGCTGTTCGCCAGTGGGCGCGACGCGGAGATGCTGCACGGAGAACTCCCCCGGCTACTGCAACTGTGTGCTCAGGGACCGCACGGGCAGATGGTTTTGTACGTGA